The genomic DNA AGGAGCAATTTGCCTTCGTCAACAAGCAACATCCTGGAACTCCCTGGGCACAACGTGCAAACTGGGAATTGAACAATGGCTTCGGCTTCGAATTCCGCGATGTCTTCCGTGACCCTCGCTACGACTCAATGCGAGATCAGATCAAAGTACCGAATCTGTAAAAATAGACTTCATATTCACTCAATAAAAAACGCCGCATACACTGCGGCGTTTTTTTGTTGATAATTGAAACATCATTTTTTGAACGCAGATAAACGCGGATATTCAACATCTGCGTTCATCTGCGGTTCAAAAAATATAATAATGGTGTAATTACATCAGGCGAGAATCTCTTTAACTACATGTCCATGCACATCGGTCAGGCGATAGTCGCGTCCCTGGAAGCGGTAGGTGAGTCGCTCGTGATCGAATCCTAAAAGGTGCAGAATCGTCGCCTGGAAATCGTGGATGTGAACTTTGTTTTCGACCACACCGAAACCGAGTTCGTCGGTCTGTCCATGGTTGTATCCGGCTTTGACTCCACCCCCTGCCATCCACATTGTGTAGCAATCGGGGTAATGATCGCGTCCGAGTATTTTACTCTTCGCAGTCCGGCCTTCCCGGAAGGGAGTTCGTCCAAATTCTCCGCCCCAGACGATGAGCGTATCTTCAAGAAGTCCTCGCTGTTTCAAGTCTTTGATTAAGGCGGCGACAGGTTTATCCATTGTTGTGCATTTGTCTCGAAGGCCTTCACCGATCCCCGAACCAGCGCTAGTGCCGTGGTAATCCCAGCCCCAGTCAAATAGTTGCACAAACCGGACCCCAGATTCGACCAGCCTGCGCGCGAGCAGACAGTTGTTCGCCAGTGAAGATTTTCCTGGTTCTGCTCCATAATTTTCCAAAGTCTGCTTTGTTTCTTTCGTGATGTCCATCACTTCCGGCACGGAAACCTGCATCCGAAATGCCAGTTCGTATTGAGCGATTCTCGTGAGCGTTTCTGGATGTCCGACACGCTCGGCTTGCATTTCGTTCAGATCTTTCAACGCATCCAGACTCATCCGCCGTATATCACGACTCATACCATCAGGATTTGAAACATACAGGACGGGATCTCCCTGGGTTCTGCATTGCACACCCTGATAAACCGAAGGCAGGAAACCACTTCCAAAAGATTTGTTGCCGCCGTTTGGTTGAACGCCACTGGAAATCAGTACGACAAAGCCGGGGAGGTTGTCACTTTCGGAACCTAAGCCATAAGTGGTCCAGGAACCGAGGGAGGGACGCCCGGACTGTGGAGAGCCCGTATACAGCAGAAGTTCAGCAGGTGCGTGATTGAACTGATCGGTCGTCATCGAATGTACGAGGCACATTTCGTCGGCGACCTCCTGCAAATGCGGTATCGCTTCCGACATCCAGGTGCCTGCTTCGCCAACCTGTTGAAATTTCTGAGGAGTTCCCAGCAATTTCGGCACCCCCGATGTGAAGGCAAACTTTTTGCCTTCCAGGAAAGACTGCGGACAATCTTCGCCGTCTCGTGTGATCAGTTCCGGTTTGTAATCGAACAGATCGAGGTTCGGCGGAGAGCCAGTCATATGCAGATAGATAACCCGCTTGGCTTTCGGCTCAAAATGCGGTTTTTTGGGAGCCAATGGATTATCCCCGCCTGTCGGAGCCCCCAGGGTACTGCCCGGCATCATAGATGCCAGAGCCATACTACCTAGCCCGACGCCGGATCGATTCAGAAAATGACGTCGCGTCACATTCAGTAAGTGATCATGTTGTGTCGACATTTCGTATTTCTTTCCGCGATTTGTATTACGGTTTCATCAGGATTTCGTCGAGATTCAACAGCACATTTCCAACCAGTGTCCAGGCGGCGAATTCCGCAGGACTCGCTCCTTCAGGTAACGGACCTAAGGGATCCGTTGCCAGTTTCAGGGCTTCCTCTGGTGTTTTTGCATATTCCTCTTGAGCGGTTTGGTACAGAGATACCAGCCGATTCGTTTCCAGATGAGTCGGCTTTCTCGATGTGCACAATTCAAACCCAAAAGCGATTTTTTCGGAAATCCCCTCATCAGATTGTTCTTGCATGCGACGTCCCAAAGCCTGGGCTGCTTCGACGTAAACGGGGTCATTCAATGTGACAAACGCCTGCAGCGGAGTATTCGTCCTGTCACGTCGAACGATGCATGTTTCCCGATTGGGGGCATCGAAGGCCGCCATCGAAGGATAGGGATTTGATCTTCGCCACGTTGTATATAATGCTCGGCGATATCGATCTTCTCCTGAACTTGTTTTCCAATCGATCCCTCCACCAAACGCAGCTTTCAAGCCGATGTCGGGCTGAGGAGGATTAACAGGTGGACCAAACATTTTCTCGCTGAGCAGGCCACTCACAAACAGAGCCTGGTCCCGCACCATTTCCGCAGAGAGGCGAAATCGCGGGCCGCGTGAGACGAGACGATTATCGGGATCGATCTCGAGTAACTCGGGCGTCGAACGCGACGACTGTCGATAGGCAGCCGACATGACGAGCGTTTTGATGAAGGCTTTAGAGTCCCAATTGAGTCGATGCAATTCCGTCGCCATCCAGTCAAGTAATTCAGGATGCGAAGGGAGTTCACCCTGAGAGCCGAACTCTTCACTGGTACTGACCAGTCCGATGCCGAACAGCTTTTCCCAATAGCGATTGGCAATCACACGAGCAGTGAGCGGATTCTCTGGGTGTACCAGCCATTCTGCCAACTCGAGCCGACTCGGTTGTTCTGACTCCATCGGAACCTGAATCAGATCAGGCAAGCCCTCCTGAACTTCGTCTCCTAATGAAGTGTAGTTACCGCGAATTTGAATATGAGACTTCCTGTGCTTCTCTTCAGGGAGTTGTTGCATGACAGGGACTGTGGTCGTCGGCTTCATATTTTTCAATTGGTTTTCTAATTTGGAAAGTTGCTTTCTTTCCGCTTTTAAGCCGGGGGCAACATTTGCCAGAAAGTATTCTGTCAATTGTTTCTCTTCAGCTGTCGTTCGTTCATCCCCTGTTTTCTGGACGAGAGCTAATATTTCCGTGGGTAATCCTGCTAACTCGGAAGTTCGTGGATCGGAGATCAACTGCAGACGAAAATGTCCGAGCGTGTGCTGAGCATACTTGGATTTCTGATCGATCGTCACCGTCAGAAATTCATTTTCTTTCAACTCAAAGGGAGCCGACGAAATCAACGTAAGTTGATGAGCCTGCGAGGCCTGACCGGCAACGGCCCAGCCCGTTTCATGATTTACCGGCGAGTCGATCACCCCTGCTGGATCAAAACCAGATTGACTGTAGTCAGCAAGAGCAGAAGAGAAGACAACCGTTCTGTCTCCAGAAATATCATATGACTTGCTGGGATTTGGCGAATCGCTTTCCATCTGCTGCCAGACGACATTTCGGTCGGCATCGAGAACGGAAATGCGAAAGTCTTTCAGTCGTGTGTGCAGGTTATTATCCGTTCGATTCCAGATAACAATTTGATCAATCGGCTGAGCCGATGTGAGATCGACTTCCCACCAGGGATCTTTTGAAACGGTTGTGTGCGTTGTCGAATTGACTGCATAGTCGCCATTCGTGTTTCCATCGATTGCTCGTTCTGGCAGTCCGTTGTAATCGGTACTGCTTTGAGTCGCTTTTCCGTTCTTCGCAATGTTCTGAGCCCCGGAAAGAACCTGTACTTCGGCCAGCGATAACAGTTTTTCGTTTCCAGGCATTTCGACACGCACATAACGACCATTAGCGGATTGACTTCCTGCCGAATTGATTGTTGCTTTCAAGTCAGTCACCACAAAATTGCCATTAGCATGACCTGCCCCCTGGCCGGGGAGCGTTTCCAGTGGAAGCGTCTGCAGTTGCAGGGCATAGTATTTTTCTACGGTCGCTTTAGCTGGCTGTAGTTTCAGAGTATAGCGGTCGGTTTCATGAGCTTCCGGTACGAGTACAGCATGATCTGGAGTCAGTTCTCCAGATGTCTTACTTTCTGCTGTGAATTCAGTTACAGCCAGTGGAGTCAACTCCAGTGGCTTTGAGAGTCGTGATTCCCACTGGGCTAACTCATCACGAAGAGCAGGAGTTGGAGTCTGCAGAGTTTTTTTGAGTTCTTCAATCTGCTGCTTCCACTCGATCTGCTGCTGCTTCTGTTCGGGTGTGTAATACTGCAGCAACGGAGATTCATCCCGCTTATCTGCGTCTTCCGTATTATTGAAGATGGCAAACAATTGAAAATATTCTCTCTGGCTGATGGGGTCGTACTTATGTGTATGACATTGAGCACAAGCCATAGTCGTGCCCATCCAGACGGCGAATGTCGTATTCACGCGATCGATGATTGCTGCGTTGCGGAACTCCTCGTCAATGGTCCCGCCTTCGTTGTTCGTGAGCGTATTTCGATGAAAAGCCGTCGCAATGAGTTGTTCGTCTGTGGGATCTGGAAACAAGTCTCCCGCCAGTTGCTCTTTCGTGAACAGATCGAAAGGCTTGTTTTCATTTAGCGACTTGATGACATAATCCCGGAACGCCCAGATGGTTCGGGAAGGATCGTCGGCATAGCCAGCCGAGTCGGCATAGCGGGCCAGGTCGAGCCACATGCGGGCCCAGTGTTCGCCGAAAGTAGGCCGGCTCAAGAGTTCATCGACCACTTGCTCA from Rubinisphaera italica includes the following:
- a CDS encoding DUF1501 domain-containing protein, with amino-acid sequence MSTQHDHLLNVTRRHFLNRSGVGLGSMALASMMPGSTLGAPTGGDNPLAPKKPHFEPKAKRVIYLHMTGSPPNLDLFDYKPELITRDGEDCPQSFLEGKKFAFTSGVPKLLGTPQKFQQVGEAGTWMSEAIPHLQEVADEMCLVHSMTTDQFNHAPAELLLYTGSPQSGRPSLGSWTTYGLGSESDNLPGFVVLISSGVQPNGGNKSFGSGFLPSVYQGVQCRTQGDPVLYVSNPDGMSRDIRRMSLDALKDLNEMQAERVGHPETLTRIAQYELAFRMQVSVPEVMDITKETKQTLENYGAEPGKSSLANNCLLARRLVESGVRFVQLFDWGWDYHGTSAGSGIGEGLRDKCTTMDKPVAALIKDLKQRGLLEDTLIVWGGEFGRTPFREGRTAKSKILGRDHYPDCYTMWMAGGGVKAGYNHGQTDELGFGVVENKVHIHDFQATILHLLGFDHERLTYRFQGRDYRLTDVHGHVVKEILA
- a CDS encoding DUF1553 domain-containing protein codes for the protein MKSQVHIFLTCLFLIFAAPGMGLAEDSKPIDFTTQIRPILSNKCFHCHGPDEAERYGGLRLDTKAGALGETDSGLPAIVEGSLEESELYRRITSSDESERMPPPESGVVLDQKSIDLIRRWIKQGGEYAGHWAYQQPQRPELPKVEQTDWPRNEIDYFILQRLEQEGLKPQAVAEKTALIRRLTLDLTGLPPTPEEVHAFLLNENSDAYEQVVDELLSRPTFGEHWARMWLDLARYADSAGYADDPSRTIWAFRDYVIKSLNENKPFDLFTKEQLAGDLFPDPTDEQLIATAFHRNTLTNNEGGTIDEEFRNAAIIDRVNTTFAVWMGTTMACAQCHTHKYDPISQREYFQLFAIFNNTEDADKRDESPLLQYYTPEQKQQQIEWKQQIEELKKTLQTPTPALRDELAQWESRLSKPLELTPLAVTEFTAESKTSGELTPDHAVLVPEAHETDRYTLKLQPAKATVEKYYALQLQTLPLETLPGQGAGHANGNFVVTDLKATINSAGSQSANGRYVRVEMPGNEKLLSLAEVQVLSGAQNIAKNGKATQSSTDYNGLPERAIDGNTNGDYAVNSTTHTTVSKDPWWEVDLTSAQPIDQIVIWNRTDNNLHTRLKDFRISVLDADRNVVWQQMESDSPNPSKSYDISGDRTVVFSSALADYSQSGFDPAGVIDSPVNHETGWAVAGQASQAHQLTLISSAPFELKENEFLTVTIDQKSKYAQHTLGHFRLQLISDPRTSELAGLPTEILALVQKTGDERTTAEEKQLTEYFLANVAPGLKAERKQLSKLENQLKNMKPTTTVPVMQQLPEEKHRKSHIQIRGNYTSLGDEVQEGLPDLIQVPMESEQPSRLELAEWLVHPENPLTARVIANRYWEKLFGIGLVSTSEEFGSQGELPSHPELLDWMATELHRLNWDSKAFIKTLVMSAAYRQSSRSTPELLEIDPDNRLVSRGPRFRLSAEMVRDQALFVSGLLSEKMFGPPVNPPQPDIGLKAAFGGGIDWKTSSGEDRYRRALYTTWRRSNPYPSMAAFDAPNRETCIVRRDRTNTPLQAFVTLNDPVYVEAAQALGRRMQEQSDEGISEKIAFGFELCTSRKPTHLETNRLVSLYQTAQEEYAKTPEEALKLATDPLGPLPEGASPAEFAAWTLVGNVLLNLDEILMKP